The Chryseobacterium phocaeense genome includes the window TTTTGGGATCAGAAGAGAAACGTTCCTCAATCATGTACATTTCGTCGCCATAATTTTCATTGTATTCTCCTAAAGCATATTGTTTTGGAATGTAATACAATTTTGGATTACTATGGAAAATATTCAGTTTATCAGCCATATTTCCTACTGAAAAAGGAGTAAACGGATGATTGGTGGTATAAAAATCCAGAAGGAATTTTTCAGGAAACGTGTTGTTCAGTTCATTTCCGAAGGTGCTTTTTTTGAATGCCATATTATTCAGGAAACGAACAGCGCTCTTTTTTACACCGCGCATCACAAATTCCTGACCGTCTGCTGCCTTCAGTCTTAAACTGTTTGACTGATTGCCGCCCCCTTCTCTGAAAGGCGTAAATCCACCGTTTAAAGAAGCCAGATCTGCAGTAGGTGCATCAACCGGGATTCCATAATACTTTCTGTAGTGTTCGCCCCAGAGCCAGCGGTACACCGGTCCTTTTTTGGTGAGCTTTACCGGGTAGATACTTGAGCTGACATTTCCAGGAAAGGATTTCGGGTAATTATTCACAAATACATCCGGCTTTGAGATCACCGAAATATGGGTAAGCTTTTTTAGATTGTTGTCTTTCGTAGAAAAATATTCTACATCCGTACTTTGGTCTTTTCTCAGATTTAAAACGGCAAAACCACTCCCGCCATATGAAAAATCACTTTTCTCTGCAATCGTGGCAGGATCTGTTTTGGAACCGGCACCACTTACAATCTGCCGGATATTCCTGTCTTCATGATACTGAAGATTGTGATCATGGCCGGAAACAAAGATGATGTTCTCCTTATCCTGCACAATACTTTTCAGCCTGTTGGCCAGATCAGCATAATGCTGGTTATTGATGTCTTCAAGGTTTGCTCCGGAAGAACTTCTCAGTACATTGACTACACTGGCAACAACGGGAACCGGGATTTTGCTTTTCAGCGGATAAAGGTGTGCTTTTGTAGAATTGAATCCTGCATGGGTTCCGCTGCTGATCACAGGATGATGCAGCGCAACAATAATTCTTTTATCCTGGTTTTTGGTCACCAGATCTTTAAATTCTGTGAAAAAATCTTCACGGGTTTTGATGGTACAGCCTTTATTCACACCGGGATACTGATCCCAGTTGACCAGCGCCCACTCAGTATCAATAACGATAAGTTTAATGTCTTTGGATAAGTTAATATCATCAATCCCGCAGGCATTTTTTGGAAGAAAAGCTTTTTTGTCGTTTAAATAAGTTTTCACCAGGTCCTCCTGGGCTTTTAACCCTTCAAGGCCGCTATACCAGTCATGATTTCCGGGAATGACCAGGGTTTTTCCTTTAAAGTTTTTGGTAATGGCGAGTTGGTTTTCCAGCTTTTGCTTTGCTGATGCATATTCCTTATCTGATTCTTTCGGAAGTCCGTTGGGGTAAATATTGTCCCCAAGGAAGATCAGCATGGAGTTGCTGTCTGCAGAATCCAGTTTGTTTTTGAGTAAATTTAACGTATTTTGTGCCTGTGGCTCATCTGAATTTCCGGCATCCCCGATCAGGAAAACTTTAAAATCGTTTTCAGATTTTATGTCGGAATTCTGTACTTCAAATAAGTTTTTTCCTTTTTTTACGTTATATGTTGCGCAGGAATACAAAACTCCGGCAGACAATACGGTCCGAAAGGCAATAGAAGTATTTTTTAAATGAGTTTTAAAGGATAAATTCATAAATTTACATTAACAAAAATTCAGGAATGGGCATTTTACACAAAGCTAAAGATTATGTCGAAAACTTATTCAAAGATAAGTTATCTTCTGTATATTTTTATCATAATTTTATTCATACCACCTATACAGTGAATAAGGCGGAGGAGATTATGAGAAATACGCCTGTTTCCAAGGAAGATCAGGAGAAAGTGCTGCTTGCGCTGTGGTTTCATGATACCGGATATATCAAATGTGCCCAGAATCATGAAGAGGAGGGGGTAAAGATTCTTACGGATTTCCTAAAGGAAGAAAATTATCAGGAAACCGATATTAAGGATATTTCCCAACTGATTCTGGCGACAAAAATTACTTATGAACCGCAAAACCTTCTGGAAAAGATTGTGAAAGATGCAGACTGCAGTCATTTTGCCAGCCACGATTATAATGATATTTCCGATGCCCTTAGAAAGGAATGGGAGCTTACCAACGTACGATGTTTCTCCAATGAAGAATGGAATGCAGGAAACCTGGATATGCTTAAAAACAAGCATCATTATTACACGGAATATGCAAAGGACAACTGGGAGCCTATGAAAGCTGACAATATCAGGAAAATAGAAAAAAAGCTGGAAAAAGACGAGGAAAAGAGAAAAGATAAAAAGGAAAGCTCAGATTCTAAAAAAGAACCTAAAGATCCTAAATCTGACCGCAGTGTGGATACACTATTCAGGGTAACGCTGAACAATCATACCAGATTGAGTGATATTGCAGACAGTAAAGCGAACATTCTACTTTCCGTAAACGCCATTATCATTTCGGTATGTCTTTCCGTACTGGTTCCAAAACTGGATACGCCAAAGAATGCCCACCTGATCATTCCGAGCTTTATATTGCTGTTGTCAAGTGTTCTGACGATAATATTTGCGATTCTATCCACAAAACCGAATGTAACCAAGACTCATTTTACGGCGCAGGATGTTGCGCAGAAGAAAGTAAACCTTCTGTTTTTCGGAAACTTTCACCAGATGCTGTTCGACGATTATCATAATGCGATGAAAGATATGATCAAAGACCGGGATTATATTTATGATTCTATGGTGAAGGATCTTTATTTCCTTGGGAAAGTTCTGGACAGAAAGTACAAGCTGTTATCGGTAACCTATCAGATATTTATGGCCGGAATTATTATTTCCGTGCTGTCTTTCGGGTATGCTTTTCTTTCGCTTTAATTAAAAAAATAAATAAAGATGATTGTCAGACAGCGGACCAATTGGCTGAAAATGTTATTTATATGGAGAGGTTCAGTGCTGAAGAAAATAGTAGTGCAGCTGGCTGTTATTCTGGTATTTTCACTGTTAATCTATTTTTTTAAAGGAAAAATCTTTGATTATAAAGTCCATCTTAATCCGACTATTTTTACACTCATCGGTCTGGCACTGGCTATTTTCATGGGATTCTGCAATTCTGCAAGCTATGACCGTTTCTGGGAAGGCCGGAAGCTTTGGGGTTCGCTGGTGATTGAAACCAGATCGTTGACCAGACAGATCCTTTCTCTGGTAAATGATTCTTCACCGGGAGCTAAGGAAGAAAAAGAAAAAATCATCAAAATGATATCGGCATTCTGCTGGTCTCTGAATTATCAACTGAGGGATAAATCCGGAACGGAACATTTAACAAGGCTTCTTTCCCCGGAACAGACGGAGCAGTTGAAGGATAAAAAGTTTATTCCCGGCATTATTCTGGGTTTTATTGCAGACTGGCTGAATGAACAGCAGCGGAAGGGAAATATTGACACGATTGTTATGACTTCCATGGATCATCAGCTCAATCAGTTTTCCAATATTTCGGGCGGATGTGAAAGGATTTATAATACACCGTTACCTTTTGCCTATAGTGTATTGCTGCACCGCACGGTTTATCTGTACTGTTTCTGGCTGCCTTTCGGACTGGTGGATTCACTGGACTGGATGATGCCCCTGATTGTTCTTTTGATCAGCTATACTTTCATTGCATTGGATGCGATCATTCAGGAAATCGGGGAGCCGTTCGGAGAAGAGGAGAATGACCTTGCCCTAAACAGTATCTGCAGAACGATTGAGTATTCTATCTTTGAGCAGGCCGGAATACCGCAGGGAGAGCTTAAGAAACCGGATTCTTATTTTATAGATTAGTTTTGAAAATGAAGAAGAATGGAAGCTGGAGGAAGGAAGTTAGAAGATGTTAAAGGGAATGTACTTTTTGAAGACTAGTGGACGATTTGGTGAAAGTTCAAAAATATTCCGTAAAAACATCATATCCATACCTTGCAATCATCATAGAAACCACGACCAGGAATATTTTTCTTACAAAACCATTTCCCTTCTTCAGGGCCAGATGACTGCCAATAAAACTTCCAGCTACATTAAAGAAAGCCATCATCAATCCAATGCCCAGAATATAGTGTCCCTGTCTGATGAAAACTGTGAGGGCAGATATGTTGGTCAGGCAGTTGATTACTTTTGCATATGCTGAGGCCATTACAAACTCAAAGCCTAAGAAGAAAACAAAACCCAGAATAAAAAAACTTCCGGTTCCGGGACCGAATATGCCGTCATAGAAGCCCACTACAGAACCAATGACAGATCCGAATACCATTTGCTTTAAGGGAGATAACGTTTTGGTCTGAACCGTTCCGAACTGCTTTTTCTTATAGATGTAAATCATCATAATAATCAGGATAACCAGAATAACAGGCTTTAAAATTTCTGTCCGGATAATGCTGACCACCTGAGCACCCAGCCAGGAAGTGATAAATGCAAAAATGGAAACCACCAGCAACAGGGGATAATTAAAACGGACTTTCCTGGTATACTGTGCAGCAGCCACTGTGGTTCCAGATAAGGCAGCAATCTTATTCGTACCGAAAATTGTCGCCACCTGTACATTGGGGAAAGCAATAAGCAATGCTGGAATCTGGATAAGCCCGCCACCGCCAACTACGGCATCAATGAATCCTGAAACAAAAGCAATGAGAGATAAAGAAAGCAACAAAACGGGAGAATATTCAGCAAAGAATGAATTGAGATCCATAACAGGGTAAATAGTTTGAAAATGAAGTAAAAATTCTTATCCAAAGATAGATAATAGTTTCTTCCCAGTATGTATGATTAGGTTTAAAATAAAGCCGTAAAAAATGTTTGATTATGATAAGAGAAATACTTGTTTCCAAATAGCTTTACACCAACGAAATCCTCAGCGCCAGCAGTCCTGTAATTCCCTGAAGATCTTCCACTTTCAGAAACTCTACATCGTTCTGAAGAATTTCTTTTTTCTGAAGCTTGCTGATATATTCCAGGTATTCTTTCTGGTTTTCCATACCAAAATAAACAATGGTGATTTTTCCGGGGCAGGTGATTCTTTCCGATGAATCTTTTACATGGGCCTTATCCAGACGCTTTTTGATAATTTCATAATAAGAATTGTAGGCGCCATCTACATCAAAGCGTTTTTCATCCATTCTGAAACGGATGTCTATTTTCTCGTTATATACAAAGATCAGTGACGCAATATCCAGTTGAATCGGAAGATCCCTTTTAAAGCTCTGGAATTCACGTTCCATATTACAGATCGTTTTCAGCTGCCAGTATCTTAATTTGTGAACTTCTTTTGACGTATAATGAAGATCCGGCGCGATATTATGGCCAATGTAGAGATTGTGCTCCACACCGTCTGATTTAAATCTTTCAAAATAGTGCGGGAAGATCTGCTGGGCTTTTACCTGGCTTTCGTCCAGCATGTCGGCAAGTTTCCTGTTAACCAGGGTGATAGAATCATCTAAGCTTTTTCTGTTGGCATAAAACAGATCGGTTTGGGTAAAAACCTGTAGGAAATAATCTTTGATTTTATTTTTGATTTCACGGTCGGTTTTCAGTTCCAGTTTCCCCTGGAGGAAAGGATGGATTTCTTCTCTCAGAAGCCTCTGGAAACGCTGCTCCGTGTCTGCTTTGATTTCGTTGTTCAGTTCATTTTCAAAAATCTCCAGTGCGAGAAGATATTTCTCCGAATCGGAATTGATCATGACGAAAATATCATGGAGGCTTTCAAGCTGCTGGTTGAGGTCCTCCAGCATAAGGTTAAAACGCTTGTCTGAAGAAGAACGGATATCCGAGAACCCAAACAGCGGTGTCAGGTTTTTAAAGGAAATCTGTTTCAGGGTATACATCTTTTTCCCGAGTGAGGCATTGAAATATTTTTCAGCTTCATTCCTGAATTTCCATACCACACTGTTGTGGATGGAGGTGTATTCCCGCTGGATAATGGCTTCTATCTGATAGTTTTTTTCAAAATTGAATCGGTTCAGGGAGAAGAGGATCATATCTGAGAAGAACTCCATTTTCTTCAGCTTTAAGCCATTGAAGCTGTTTGCCTGTGGTGACGTAAATTCCATGATGGCCAGAAGTTCTCCGTCCTTCATGATAGGGATGACCATGAAGCTGTTGATATTGTTGTCCTTCAGAATATTGAATGAAGGAAGGCTTTTGATTTCGTGATCCAGATTGTCAACATTTGAGATCACAATGGGCTTGGAATTATGATTGATGTTGCTGAATGTACTTTTCCGGGTTTCCTCATCAAATGCATTGATCCAGAAGTCCAGCACATGATGGGTAAAAAGATTTTCATAGATGGGAAGCCTGCCCAGTTTCTGGTCTTTTTTATCGAACAGCATCAGTCCGAAGTTAAGTTCCGGCACCTCAAAATACGATTTAAAGATTTCAACAAGATTTTCATCCGGGCTCAGATCCTCGGGATCTATTTCTATCATGCTCGATTTAAGGTCAGACAGGGCCACTTCTGAGGTACAGTCTACTAGGGAAATAATGGTAAACCCTTTTAAAACCCATGATTTTGATGGGAAGTATTTTTTCCAGAGGTTAAAATCATCTAAATTTTCCAGCAGCATGTCCACCACCTCTTCCGTTGGAATCTTTGCATTTTCGCCGGGATAAACCTCTGTAAAATCTGAATTGACCGTAATTTTATAATGCTTCATGATACCCAATCTGTTGGGAATATCATAATAAAAAGGCATGGTACTTTTGATGTCTCTTTTAAAATAACTCTGGAGGATCAGGCAGCAGCAGAATACATAAAATTCATCGTCACCGATATTTCTCAGCTCTATTTCAAAATCTTTTCCGGCATCTTTGAGAATATTTTTAAACCTTTCGGTATAGTTAAAAGTGGTTTTAGAAAGTGGAATACTGGCCGCCTTAATTTCGTTGCGGGTAAGCCCGATAGGGAAAAGGTCTGCAAGCAGCAGCCTGATAAGTTCCTCATGCTTTTCCAGTACGGCTTCATCCAGAAAACCGTCTTTCAGCTCCGGAAATTTTTCGGTTCTTTCCAATAAAGATTCAGCATAGTTGACCCGGTACTCCAAACGGTCGTTGTAGCGGATATGTTCCAGAACATCCAAATATTTTTTGAATGATATTAGAACCTCAAAGGGAGCGTCTTTTTTGTAAAGATTGGCCAAATGCTGAAATTTAAAGTAAAGTTATGAAAAAAACGGCATTTTCAAATAGCCTTCAAATTGGTAAAAATGATCTTTCTGAATGACTTTATTTATTTTTTTCAAACAAAACTTCCAAAAAGATAGAGCATTATCTGTTCTCTCTTTTCTTTTTGAAAAATTCGGCAGTTTTGTGATAAAGAGTAGGATAAAATTCTGAGGTTCCGATCTTTAATTCCCTGGTTACCGGGAAAAGGAATTTCATCAGCGGAACAGAGAATATAAGGGCAAGGGGCAGGACAAGTATTCCGTAATTCTCAGTATCTTTTAGGTCTTTACTGACAAAAAATAGAAAAGCTATGATAAGCAGAGCAGTAAGGACGGTGATGAGGTGTTTTTTCATTGTGATTAATGTACTCAAATGTAGTGTTTTTTTTGGAAATTATATTAACTGTGAATTTTTGAGACAATGTATTAGTCAATATTAAGGATTATTTTTTTGGTTAATCGCAAGGGCGCAAGGATTTAAAATTGTGATGTTGTTAAGGCGCAAGAAAATCAAAGATTTTCAGCAAGAATCGCGCAGTCGATATAGGATTTCTTTATTCACATTGTTTATAACGGTATTAAATTCTATCTCCGATAAAATCCCTGCGTTCTTAAAATAATCGGGTTTTAATGGATTTCCCTTGCGTCTTTGCGTTTAAAACATACTCAAAAAACTCAGGAAATGGAGCTTAATATTCTTTGATTAGTCATAAAAAAAGCACAACAGGAAAGTTGTGCTTTTGTATATTTTGATATCAGTATTTTATAATCCGAACTGTCTTGCGAACAGGTCAGGGAAAACTCCCAATATAATAATTGATGCAATGACAAATACCGCTACGATATTGTAAGTCAATGTTACTTTTTCTGAAGATTTGAATGTAGATTCTTTGAAGAAGAACATGGCAATGATCAGTCTTAAGTAGAATGCAATAGAAAGGGCAGAACCTAACACAGCAATTAATACAAGGAAAGCTGCACCGTTCATCGCCTGGGAGAACAACGCAAATTTACCCATAAAACCTGCTGTTAATGGAACTCCGGCCATTGAAAGCATGGAGATTGCTGCTGCTGTAGCCAATAGAGGTTCAGTTTTTGCCAATCCCTTGAAAGCTCCGAAAGAGGTTTCTCTTTTCAATTTTTCTACCCAGATCAGGCACATGAAAACACCTACTGTAGATAACGAGTAAGCGAATAGGTAAAATGCCAGGTTATAGGTAGAAAGATTAGTCATTCCGAAGAATACAAGTCCGATGTATCCTGCATGAGATACGGATGAGTAAGCCAGCATTCTTTTTGCGTTCGTCTGGGCAAGTCCCATCACGTTGGCCAAAAGCAGGGTAATGATCAGGAATACACCTAAAACATTGATCCATTCATGGGTAACGCCTGCAAAACCAATCGTCATCAACCTGAATAAAGCAAAGAATCCTGAGATCTTCACAACACTTGCCATAAATGCAGTGATCAGGGAAGGCGCTCCGGCGTATACATCCGGGCTCCACATATGGAAAGGCGCTAAAGCCACTTTAAATGCCAGGGCACAAAGGATCAGTAATACTCCCAGAATGAACATCACATCTTTAGAGTTTTTAACCCCGAACTCCTGGATTTTATATAAATCGAAACTTCCTGCACTTCCGTAAATAAATGCAATACCGAACAGTAAGAAACCTGTTGCGAAAGCACCCATCAGGAAATACTTGATTGAAGCCTCATTGGATCTTAAATCAGTTTTGTTAGCCCCTGCCATTACATATAAAGGAATGGAAAGGATCTCTACTCCTAAGAACAGCGTTACCAGGTTCTGGAATCCGAAAAGAATAATCCCGCCGCATAATGCAAAAAGCATCAGGGCATATAATTCCGACTGGTGACTTCTGTGGTTGCTGAACGCAAAACCGCCCAGGAAAAATAACAATAGGGTAGTCACAATGGATATTTTAGTAAATAATGCAGTATTTAATGTATACTCATACATGTGTCTGTACTTTTCGAAGAAAGCACATTCCGGTAGGAAGCTTACATATAACGCTACGATCAGTCCTAAAATCCCAATATACCTTGCGAATTTTCCCTGTTCGAAAACTCCTGAAAATAACGCAATAACTGCCGTTAGGAAAACAATAATTAAAACACTCATACTATAGATTTGAGATGTGAGATTTGAGTTTAAAGTTTAAAGGTCAAGGTTTAAAGTTATTGTGATAGCCGGAAATCCGGAATTCCAGTCTTTATTCTTTTCTCTTTATTCTTTTGCTCTTCTGATCTCTTAATTTTTTAATTTTTACTCTTTTAATTTTTTAGCTGGCCATCGCCGTATAGATAAACTTCAGCGAACTATTGACCATATCGATCACCGGCTGAGGGAAAATACCCAGCAGGATCACGAAAACCGCTAAACTTGCCAATACGGAGAATTCTACACCGGAAAGGTCTCTGGCTGTACTTAAAACAGCTTCGTCTCCTTCCCCGAACATAGCTTTTCCGTAGAATCTCAATAGGTACACAGCACAAAGAATTACCGTAAGACCGGCGATTACTGCTGCCAGCCCGTTAAAATCATAGACTGATTTCAGCAAAATAAATTCCCCGATAAATCCATTCGTCAACGGAACTCCCATTGAACCTAATATAATAATCAGAAACAGCACGGCAAATTTAGGAGCCACTTTCGCTAAACCTCCCATTTGTCTGATGTCTCTTGACTTAAATCTTTTGTATAAAATATCACAGCAGTAGAACAGTCCCACCACGTTGATACCGTGGGCAAACGTCTGTACCAATGCGCCTTCAGCACCTTCGATATTGAATGTTCCTCTTAAAGTAATCACTGCGGAGGAGAAAATCCCTGCTACCATTAATCCTACGTGAGAGAAAGAAGAATACGCGATGATTCTCTTCATATCCGTCTGGATGATTGCGATTAATGCTCCGTGAACAATTCCTACGATGGCTAAAATAATAACGATCTGTCCTGAAATTCCTGCAATGGGAAGCGGCGAGATCGGCAATAAATAACGAATAACGCCATAAACTGCCATTTTCAGCATGATCCCTGATAAAAGCATGGATCCCTGGGTAGGAGAGTAGGTATAAGTATCCGGCTGCCACGTATGGAAAGGGAATACCGGTAATTTCACTGCAAATGCAAAGAAAATAAACCAGAATACCACCGTCTGCTGTACTTCATTAAGATCAGCATTGTAAAGGTCCGTTAAAGCGAATGATGCCGAGTGATTGTACACATAGATCAATCCTGCTAACATAAATAGTGACCCCACGAATGTATAAACGAAGAATTTCGTAGTGAATTCAAATCTTTTGTTTTCCTGGCCCCAAAGTCCGGCAATAAACCAGATCGGGATAAGGGTTACTTCCCAGAAAATGTAGAATAGCAATCCGTCAAGCGATGTGAAAACCCCTACAAGACCAAACTGCATCAGCAGGATCAGACCATAGAATGTATTTCTGTAGCTAACATTTTCGTTAAAAGATGATAAAATAATGATTGGCGTAAGAATATTGGTCAACAGTAAAAGCAGCAGGCTCATCCCGTCTATCCCGAAATGAAGTGAGCTTTTAATAAATTGTGACCAAGGGTAGTTGATCTCGTGCTGTAGTACGCTGTCTACCGTTGGATTAAAATCAAAATCCGCTACGATGTAGAACGTAATGAGCATTTGGATCAAAGCAATTCCCAGCGCCAAATATTTGCTGGATTTATCTTTCCATGCAAAAACTAATCCCGAACCTACAAGAGGTAATAGTAATAATGTTAATAATAAACCAGACATTATTGTAATATAAAGTTAACAATCAGTATAATTCCCACCGCTAAAGACATAATCAGAATATAGGTCTCTACATTTCCGTTCTGGATACGCTTCATGGCTTTTCCGCTGTCTTCAGCGCCTTCGCCCACGAAGTCTACAAAACGGTCTAAGATTCCTTTATCGAACATCTTTCCTCCGCGTCCTAATCCTTCAACAGTTTTTACAATCAATGCATTGTAAAGTTCGTCTACATATAATTTTTTAGCAGAAAGCTTTTCCCATCCGGTATAGCTTTCTTCTGCAAGCGCCATCTTTTTCTTTTTCACGTAGGTATTCTTTACGATAAACCATACGCAGAAGAACATAAGAACCGTAGCGCCTAATAGTATCATTTCAGTTCCAAACGGTACTCCGGAAAGAGTTGCTTCCATCTGGCTGTAGCTTTGCTCGGTAAGAACAGGCTTCAGCCATTCCATTAATTTAGCATAATGGCCGTGCCCGATGAAGTGAGGAAGGTTAATGAAACCTCCAAGTACAGAAAGGATAGCCAGTACGATCAGCGGAAGCGTCATATTGGACGGGCTTTCGTGTAAGTGGTGTTTCTGGTCTTCTGTCCCTCTGAATTCTCCGTGGAACGTAAGATAATACAGTCTGAACATATAGGTGGCAGTCATGGCCGCTAAAACAAAGAGCATCACCCAGTACACCGGATTTTTAGCGAAAGCTGCGACTAAAATTTCGTCTTTTGAGATCATCCCCGATAATAAAGGGAAACCCGAAATAGCTAATGTTCCGATCAGGAAAGTAGCATGGGTCACGGGAATGTATTTTTTCAGCCCCCCCATGAAACGCATATCCTGCTCGTTGCTCATGGCGTGGATCACAGAACCTGCCCCCAGGAATAATAAAGCTTTAAAGAATGCGTGCGTCATTACGTGGAACATCGCCGTAGTATAAGCTCCCAGTCCCAAAGCAATGAACATGAATCCAAGCTGTGAAACGGTAGAGTATGCCAATACTTTTTTGATGTCGTTCTGACGAAGTGCATAGAATCCTGCCAAAGCTGCAGTTAAGAATCCGATTAAGAGAATTCCTCCCTGAACGGTAGGAGCTAAAGTAAATAAGAAGTTGGATCTTACCACTAAATAAATACCTGCCGTTACCATCGTTGCCGCGTGGATCAATGCGGAAACCGGAGTAGGACCTGCCATTGCATCCGGTAACCATGTATATAAAGGAACCTGCGCAGATTTACCGGTTGCTCCGATAAATAAACTCGCTGTAATGAATATAATTACTGTTCCGTCCAATTCAAATTTTGAAGCGTTTTGTGCTACGGTAAGGTAATCCACTGCGTTGGTCTGAGCCGCAATCATAAAGATTCCGATCAATAAGGCAAGGTCACCAATTCTGTTCATGATGAAAGCTTTTCTAGCTGCTTTACCATATTCTTCGTTAGTATACCAGAACCCGATCAGCAGATAAGAACAAAGACCTACACCTTCCCATCCGATAAACAGGATCAGGTAGTTGCTTCCCATTACCAAAAGTAACATGGAGAAGATGAAAAGATTCAGATAAGTAAAAAACTTATAGAAACCTTTGTCATGGCTCATATATCCGATCGAGTACAGGTGGATCAGGGAACCGATTCCCGTAATGATCATCACCATCATTAATGAAAGCTGATCAATCTGGAATCCGAAATTGATCTGAACCCCGTTTACAGTAAACCACTCAAATGCTTTTACGATCACCGGCTGGCTTTCTGAATTCATATTCATGAAAAGACTTACTGCAATACAGAATGATCCGAAAACCATAGCTGTAGCCAGAGAGCCGACAAATATTTTTGGAAGATTTTTCCCGAATAAACCGTTAATAAGAAACCCTAAAAGTGGTAAAAGTACTATTGCATACACTAAATTTTCCATTCCTTATCCTCTTAATTTATTAAATATACTAACATCTACAGAACGGGTATTTCTATACAGCATAGCAATAATTGCCAGACCTACCGCTACTTCAGCGGCGGCTACCACCATAATGAAGAAAACTAAAAGCTGTCCGTCTCCGTTGCCTTTATACGCTGAAAAAGCAGCCAGTAAAAGGTTCGTGGAATTTAGCATAAGCTCTACACAGCCCAAAATAACAATAGCATTTTTCCTCAGCAATACGCCCAACACTCCCAAACTGAATAATACAGAAGAAAGAATGATGAAATAATTCAGAGGGACGCTTTGTATAAATGTATTTACTTCTCCCATAATTTTATAAATCTTTTTTACCGATTAATACCGCACCTACAATACCTGCCAAAATCAGGATAGAAGCAAGCTCAAACGGTAAAACATATTCATTAAACAAAAGCCTACCCAGATTTTTCGTAAGACCCACACCTTTATCTACATTTTCAACAACAATATGGTTATCCTGAACACCTCTGAATACGCCTAAAACTCCAATTAATAAAAGACCGGCCGTAAAAACTCCGACAAATTTTAAAGTATTGCCCTTCTTACTTTCGTCTTCTTTATTAAGGTTAAGCATCATCAGGATATAAAGGAATAATACCATGATGGCTCCGGC containing:
- a CDS encoding Pycsar system effector family protein, which produces MGILHKAKDYVENLFKDKLSSVYFYHNFIHTTYTVNKAEEIMRNTPVSKEDQEKVLLALWFHDTGYIKCAQNHEEEGVKILTDFLKEENYQETDIKDISQLILATKITYEPQNLLEKIVKDADCSHFASHDYNDISDALRKEWELTNVRCFSNEEWNAGNLDMLKNKHHYYTEYAKDNWEPMKADNIRKIEKKLEKDEEKRKDKKESSDSKKEPKDPKSDRSVDTLFRVTLNNHTRLSDIADSKANILLSVNAIIISVCLSVLVPKLDTPKNAHLIIPSFILLLSSVLTIIFAILSTKPNVTKTHFTAQDVAQKKVNLLFFGNFHQMLFDDYHNAMKDMIKDRDYIYDSMVKDLYFLGKVLDRKYKLLSVTYQIFMAGIIISVLSFGYAFLSL
- a CDS encoding bestrophin family protein, which produces MIVRQRTNWLKMLFIWRGSVLKKIVVQLAVILVFSLLIYFFKGKIFDYKVHLNPTIFTLIGLALAIFMGFCNSASYDRFWEGRKLWGSLVIETRSLTRQILSLVNDSSPGAKEEKEKIIKMISAFCWSLNYQLRDKSGTEHLTRLLSPEQTEQLKDKKFIPGIILGFIADWLNEQQRKGNIDTIVMTSMDHQLNQFSNISGGCERIYNTPLPFAYSVLLHRTVYLYCFWLPFGLVDSLDWMMPLIVLLISYTFIALDAIIQEIGEPFGEEENDLALNSICRTIEYSIFEQAGIPQGELKKPDSYFID
- a CDS encoding sulfite exporter TauE/SafE family protein, yielding MDLNSFFAEYSPVLLLSLSLIAFVSGFIDAVVGGGGLIQIPALLIAFPNVQVATIFGTNKIAALSGTTVAAAQYTRKVRFNYPLLLVVSIFAFITSWLGAQVVSIIRTEILKPVILVILIIMMIYIYKKKQFGTVQTKTLSPLKQMVFGSVIGSVVGFYDGIFGPGTGSFFILGFVFFLGFEFVMASAYAKVINCLTNISALTVFIRQGHYILGIGLMMAFFNVAGSFIGSHLALKKGNGFVRKIFLVVVSMMIARYGYDVFTEYF
- a CDS encoding GAF domain-containing protein, encoding MANLYKKDAPFEVLISFKKYLDVLEHIRYNDRLEYRVNYAESLLERTEKFPELKDGFLDEAVLEKHEELIRLLLADLFPIGLTRNEIKAASIPLSKTTFNYTERFKNILKDAGKDFEIELRNIGDDEFYVFCCCLILQSYFKRDIKSTMPFYYDIPNRLGIMKHYKITVNSDFTEVYPGENAKIPTEEVVDMLLENLDDFNLWKKYFPSKSWVLKGFTIISLVDCTSEVALSDLKSSMIEIDPEDLSPDENLVEIFKSYFEVPELNFGLMLFDKKDQKLGRLPIYENLFTHHVLDFWINAFDEETRKSTFSNINHNSKPIVISNVDNLDHEIKSLPSFNILKDNNINSFMVIPIMKDGELLAIMEFTSPQANSFNGLKLKKMEFFSDMILFSLNRFNFEKNYQIEAIIQREYTSIHNSVVWKFRNEAEKYFNASLGKKMYTLKQISFKNLTPLFGFSDIRSSSDKRFNLMLEDLNQQLESLHDIFVMINSDSEKYLLALEIFENELNNEIKADTEQRFQRLLREEIHPFLQGKLELKTDREIKNKIKDYFLQVFTQTDLFYANRKSLDDSITLVNRKLADMLDESQVKAQQIFPHYFERFKSDGVEHNLYIGHNIAPDLHYTSKEVHKLRYWQLKTICNMEREFQSFKRDLPIQLDIASLIFVYNEKIDIRFRMDEKRFDVDGAYNSYYEIIKKRLDKAHVKDSSERITCPGKITIVYFGMENQKEYLEYISKLQKKEILQNDVEFLKVEDLQGITGLLALRISLV
- a CDS encoding NADH-quinone oxidoreductase subunit N, encoding MSVLIIVFLTAVIALFSGVFEQGKFARYIGILGLIVALYVSFLPECAFFEKYRHMYEYTLNTALFTKISIVTTLLLFFLGGFAFSNHRSHQSELYALMLFALCGGIILFGFQNLVTLFLGVEILSIPLYVMAGANKTDLRSNEASIKYFLMGAFATGFLLFGIAFIYGSAGSFDLYKIQEFGVKNSKDVMFILGVLLILCALAFKVALAPFHMWSPDVYAGAPSLITAFMASVVKISGFFALFRLMTIGFAGVTHEWINVLGVFLIITLLLANVMGLAQTNAKRMLAYSSVSHAGYIGLVFFGMTNLSTYNLAFYLFAYSLSTVGVFMCLIWVEKLKRETSFGAFKGLAKTEPLLATAAAISMLSMAGVPLTAGFMGKFALFSQAMNGAAFLVLIAVLGSALSIAFYLRLIIAMFFFKESTFKSSEKVTLTYNIVAVFVIASIIILGVFPDLFARQFGL